In Anser cygnoides isolate HZ-2024a breed goose chromosome 16, Taihu_goose_T2T_genome, whole genome shotgun sequence, one genomic interval encodes:
- the TTI1 gene encoding TELO2-interacting protein 1 homolog isoform X1 translates to MAVFATPREAFGALRPACVRLTQAQTAENVALLRARLAAVGAAALQELQEYVLFPLRLALASPGPRRERLAQSAARGLAAVLGATRLRGPELLRELLAELCACLAPGTGPPPAPAPAAAPASEELKLAVVEALHALIHSADGDVILSLYQPPALHLLGFAVSLLLGLAERERAKQVKISALKCLQALVLRCECQQHRRLREDEEQQCGDSFASFLPGVSLALSRVITADIKQGHGTTVAAIRVFYRVVGLVMADEQLARIPENKEKPSVEQSGVSKLAVHRGPDWSKNTAEKLSLLLHKIVERSSVHSHWKVRLELVELVHHLVRNCRQSLVDSFTHLLKALVGLVNDENSEVQSRCNEVLQHIAEQQLVAHNRALADVLSENLHSLATALPRLMNSQDDTGKFATLSLLLGYLKLLGPKVNIVLNSASHLQRLSKALMQVLELDVTDVKIVEDRRWGSGSGYEGSLQHGVQKGRCQKKYFRFFTEEKVFQLLQQVCRVLGYYGNLYLLVDHFMGLYSESAMYRKQAAMVLNELIAGAAGVGVDVLQEREVSLDVDDIKGSITSILDEYTDQANWYLVTSIDAEETSHELSVNHSGLAALPGAACGSVLPSPDPRVTTRTMNSNIWQICIQLEGVGCFAAVLGKEFRLLLLSALYPVLEKAGDKTLLISETAMGTLVDICEACSYDSVQCLINENSDYLVNGISLNLRHLAHQPHASQVLDTMLRHSDASLLPLVEDVIQDVLLTLDQSYDHQASTFLGVLYSLMAALVKWFGPSCSEEHRRRQAAERQSGTLAQVQPAITRQEVEQFFLDYVRQKQVAEGNLSDSGDEEADEVPPVAKPEPSNSDTEGETPLPSHAQLAKDVMERCIHLLSDRNLRVRLKVLDVLELCVTVLHPHGNHLLPMAHRVWPALVTRLISDDPLAVLRAFKVLCTLAQTCGDFLRQRFSKDILPKLTSSLLSQAPASARAGPVYNHTLAFKLQLAVLQGLGSLCEKLDMGESDLNKVADACLIYLSAKQPMKLQEAAQSVFLHLMHVDPDSTWLLLNEVCCPHLYEPPHTSLQPVKLHGMGKQRNEFTDNVLLLLEKLQQQESSVLQAGTQEASPA, encoded by the exons ATGGCCGTGTTCGCCACCCCCCGGGAGGCCTTCGGCGCCCTGCGGCCCGCCTGCGTGCGGCTGACCCAGGCGCAGACCGCCGAGAACGTGGCGCTGCTGCGGGCCCGGCTGGCGGCGGTGGGCGCGGCggcgctgcaggagctgcaggagtaCGTCCTCTTCCCGCTGCGCCTCGCCCTCGCCTCGCCGGGGCCCCGGCGGGAGCGGCTGGCTCAGAGCGCGGCGCGGGGCCTGGCCGCCGTGCTGGGCGCCACCCGCCTGCGGGGCCCGGAgctgctgcgggagctgctggCCGAGCTCTGCGCCTGCCTCGCCCCCGGGACCggccccccgccggccccggccccggccgcggccccggcctcGGAGGAGCTGAAGCTGGCCGTGGTGGAGGCGCTGCACGCCCTGATCCATTCCGCGGACGGGGACGTTATCTTGTCGCTGTACCAGCCGCCGGCCCTGCACCTCCTGGGGTTCGCCGTGTCCCTGCTCCTGGGCCTGGCGGAACGGGaaagagcaaagcaggtcaAGATCTCCGCCCTGAAGTGCCTGCAGGCCCTCGTTCTGCGGTGCGagtgccagcagcacaggcGGCTGCGTGAAGATGAGGAGCAGCAATGTGGGGATTCCTTTGCTTCGTTTCTGCCTGGCGTTTCTCTTGCGCTGTCTCGAGTTATTACCGCAGACATCAAACAAGGTCACGGAACCACCGTCGCTGCCATCAGAGTGTTTTATCGGGTTGTCGGTTTGGTCATGGCTGATGAACAGCTAGCCAGGATCCCAGAGAATAAAGAGAAGCCGTCAGTGGAACAAAGTGGAGTATCAAAACTGGCGGTCCATAGAGGACCTGACTGGAGTAAAAATACGGCAGAAAAACTCTCTCTCCTCTTACATAAAATTGTTGAACGTTCTTCAGTTCACTCGCACTGGAAAGTGAGACTGGAGCTGGTGGAACTCGTCCATCACTTAGTGAGGAACTGCAGGCAGTCACTGGTGGACTCGTTCACTCATCTTCTAAAGGCCTTGGTCGGGCTGGTTAACGATGAAAACAGCGAAGTCCAAAGCAGGTGTAACGAGGTTCTGCAGCAcattgcagagcagcagctggtagCACACAACAGGGCTCTTGCTGATGTTCTCTCGGAGAACCTCCATTCCCTCGCCACAGCTCTGCCTCGCCTGATGAACTCTCAGGACGACACGGGCAAGTTTGCCACTTTGAGCTTATTGCTTGGCTACCTGAAGCTGCTGGGCCCCAAGGTTAACATTGTCCTCAACTCCGCGTCCCACCTCCAGCGTCTGTCCAAAGCACTGATGCAAGTTCTGGAGCTGGACGTGACGGATGTGAAGATAGTGGAAGACAGGCGCTGGGGCTCTGGGAGCGGGTACGAGGGCTCCTTGCAGCATGGTGTGCAGAAGGGCAGATGCCAGAAGAAATACTTCCGCTTCTTCACGGAGGAAAAAGttttccagctccttcagcaagtttgccgtGTTCTTGGCTACTATGGAAACCTCTACTTGCTCGTGGATCATTTCATGGGGCTGTACAGCGAGTCTGCCATGTACCGAAAGCAGGCTGCAATGGTCCTCAATGAGCTgattgcaggagctgctggcgtAGGGGTGGATGTCCTTCAGGAAAGGGAAGTTTCACTGGACGTGGATGATATCAAAGGGTCCATAACGTCCATTCTTGATGAGTACACAGACCAGGCAAACTGGTATTTAGTCACCAGCATTGATGCGGAAGAAACCAGCCATGAGCTCTCCGTGAATCATTCAGGACTTGCTGCCCTCCCAGGGGCTGCCTGCGGCAGCGTTCTGCCATCCCCAGACCCGCGTGTAACGACCCGCACCATGAACAGCAACATCTGGCAGATCTGCATCCAGCTGGAAGGGGTCGGCTGCTTCGCTGCGGTCCTCGGGAAAGAATTCCGGTTGCTTCTGCTGTCAGCTCTCTACCCAGTGTTGGAAAAGGCCGGAGACAAGACTCTGCTCATCAGTGAGACGGCGATGGGAACGCTGGTGGACATATGCGAGGCCTGCAGTTATGACTCCGTGCAGTGCTTGATTAATGAGAATTCTGACTACCTGGTGAACGGGATTTCCCTGAATTTGCGCCATTTGGCACATCAGCCGCACGCGTCCCAGGTGCTGGACACTATGCTGAGGCACTCGGATGCCAGCTTGCTGCCGCTGGTAGAAGACGTTATCCAAGACGTCCTGTTGACGCTAGATCAGTCGTACGATCACCAGGCTTCCACCTTCCTTGGGGTCCTCTACTCGCTAATGGCAGCTCTAG TCAAGTGGTTCGGCCCGTCCTGCAGCGAGGAACACCGGCGAAGGCAGGCTGCTGAGCGGCAGAGCGGGACTTTGGCCCAGGTGCAGCCGGCGATAACAAGGCAAGAAGTGGAGCAATTCTTCCTCGACTATGTCAGACAGAAGCAGGTTGCAGAGGGCAATCTTTCTGACTCTGGTGATGAGGAGGCAG ATGAGGTTCCCCCTGTTGCTAAACCTGAGCCAAGCAACTCTGACACAGAAGGAGAAACTCCTCTGCCAAGCCACGCTCAGCTGGCCAAAGATGTGATGGAAAGGTGCATCCACTTGCTGTCTGACAGGAACCTCCGTGTGCGGCTGAAG GTCCTGGACGTGCTGGAGCTCTGCGTAACTGTGCTACATCCTCACGGAAACCATCTGCTTCCCATGGCTCATCGTGTCTGGCCAGCTCTCGTCACCCGGCTGATTAGCGATGACCCTCTGGCAGTGCTGAGAGCCTTCAAG GTGCTGTGTACCCTGGCTCAAACATGTGGGGACTTTTTGAGACAGAGATTCTCCAAAGACATCCTGCCTAAGCTGACCAGTTCCCTCCTTAGCCAGGCCCCAGCAAGTGCCAGAGCTGGGCCTGTGTACAACCACACGCTTGCCTTCAAGTTACAGCTGGCTGTGTTGCAGGGACTGGGGTCTCTGTGCGAGAAGCTGGACATGG GTGAGAGTGACCTGAATAAAGTGGCAGATGCTTGCCTGATTTACCTGAGTGCCAAGCAACCCATGAAGTTGCAAGAAGCTGCCCAGAG tgttttcctCCACTTAATGCATGTGGACCCTGACAGCACCTGGCTCCTCCTGAACGAGGTCTGCTGCCCTCACCTGTACGAGCCTCCCCACACCAGCTTGCAGCCTGTGAAGCTTCATGGGATGGGGAAGCAGCGAAATGAGTTCACTGACAacgtcctgctcctgctggagaagctgcagcaacagGAGAGCAGcgtgctgcaggctggcacACAAGAGGCATCTCCTGCTTGA
- the TTI1 gene encoding TELO2-interacting protein 1 homolog isoform X2: MAVFATPREAFGALRPACVRLTQAQTAENVALLRARLAAVGAAALQELQEYVLFPLRLALASPGPRRERLAQSAARGLAAVLGATRLRGPELLRELLAELCACLAPGTGPPPAPAPAAAPASEELKLAVVEALHALIHSADGDVILSLYQPPALHLLGFAVSLLLGLAERERAKQVKISALKCLQALVLRCECQQHRRLREDEEQQCGDSFASFLPGVSLALSRVITADIKQGHGTTVAAIRVFYRVVGLVMADEQLARIPENKEKPSVEQSGVSKLAVHRGPDWSKNTAEKLSLLLHKIVERSSVHSHWKVRLELVELVHHLVRNCRQSLVDSFTHLLKALVGLVNDENSEVQSRCNEVLQHIAEQQLVAHNRALADVLSENLHSLATALPRLMNSQDDTGKFATLSLLLGYLKLLGPKVNIVLNSASHLQRLSKALMQVLELDVTDVKIVEDRRWGSGSGYEGSLQHGVQKGRCQKKYFRFFTEEKVFQLLQQVCRVLGYYGNLYLLVDHFMGLYSESAMYRKQAAMVLNELIAGAAGVGVDVLQEREVSLDVDDIKGSITSILDEYTDQANWYLVTSIDAEETSHELSVNHSGLAALPGAACGSVLPSPDPRVTTRTMNSNIWQICIQLEGVGCFAAVLGKEFRLLLLSALYPVLEKAGDKTLLISETAMGTLVDICEACSYDSVQCLINENSDYLVNGISLNLRHLAHQPHASQVLDTMLRHSDASLLPLVEDVIQDVLLTLDQSYDHQASTFLGVLYSLMAALVKWFGPSCSEEHRRRQAAERQSGTLAQVQPAITRQEVEQFFLDYVRQKQVAEGNLSDSGDEEADEVPPVAKPEPSNSDTEGETPLPSHAQLAKDVMERCIHLLSDRNLRVRLKVLDVLELCVTVLHPHGNHLLPMAHRVWPALVTRLISDDPLAVLRAFKVLCTLAQTCGDFLRQRFSKDILPKLTSSLLSQAPASARAGPVYNHTLAFKLQLAVLQGLGSLCEKLDMGESDLNKVADACLIYLSAKQPMKLQEAAQSTSVSCRTGSLIEVNPCSEKAGRG; encoded by the exons ATGGCCGTGTTCGCCACCCCCCGGGAGGCCTTCGGCGCCCTGCGGCCCGCCTGCGTGCGGCTGACCCAGGCGCAGACCGCCGAGAACGTGGCGCTGCTGCGGGCCCGGCTGGCGGCGGTGGGCGCGGCggcgctgcaggagctgcaggagtaCGTCCTCTTCCCGCTGCGCCTCGCCCTCGCCTCGCCGGGGCCCCGGCGGGAGCGGCTGGCTCAGAGCGCGGCGCGGGGCCTGGCCGCCGTGCTGGGCGCCACCCGCCTGCGGGGCCCGGAgctgctgcgggagctgctggCCGAGCTCTGCGCCTGCCTCGCCCCCGGGACCggccccccgccggccccggccccggccgcggccccggcctcGGAGGAGCTGAAGCTGGCCGTGGTGGAGGCGCTGCACGCCCTGATCCATTCCGCGGACGGGGACGTTATCTTGTCGCTGTACCAGCCGCCGGCCCTGCACCTCCTGGGGTTCGCCGTGTCCCTGCTCCTGGGCCTGGCGGAACGGGaaagagcaaagcaggtcaAGATCTCCGCCCTGAAGTGCCTGCAGGCCCTCGTTCTGCGGTGCGagtgccagcagcacaggcGGCTGCGTGAAGATGAGGAGCAGCAATGTGGGGATTCCTTTGCTTCGTTTCTGCCTGGCGTTTCTCTTGCGCTGTCTCGAGTTATTACCGCAGACATCAAACAAGGTCACGGAACCACCGTCGCTGCCATCAGAGTGTTTTATCGGGTTGTCGGTTTGGTCATGGCTGATGAACAGCTAGCCAGGATCCCAGAGAATAAAGAGAAGCCGTCAGTGGAACAAAGTGGAGTATCAAAACTGGCGGTCCATAGAGGACCTGACTGGAGTAAAAATACGGCAGAAAAACTCTCTCTCCTCTTACATAAAATTGTTGAACGTTCTTCAGTTCACTCGCACTGGAAAGTGAGACTGGAGCTGGTGGAACTCGTCCATCACTTAGTGAGGAACTGCAGGCAGTCACTGGTGGACTCGTTCACTCATCTTCTAAAGGCCTTGGTCGGGCTGGTTAACGATGAAAACAGCGAAGTCCAAAGCAGGTGTAACGAGGTTCTGCAGCAcattgcagagcagcagctggtagCACACAACAGGGCTCTTGCTGATGTTCTCTCGGAGAACCTCCATTCCCTCGCCACAGCTCTGCCTCGCCTGATGAACTCTCAGGACGACACGGGCAAGTTTGCCACTTTGAGCTTATTGCTTGGCTACCTGAAGCTGCTGGGCCCCAAGGTTAACATTGTCCTCAACTCCGCGTCCCACCTCCAGCGTCTGTCCAAAGCACTGATGCAAGTTCTGGAGCTGGACGTGACGGATGTGAAGATAGTGGAAGACAGGCGCTGGGGCTCTGGGAGCGGGTACGAGGGCTCCTTGCAGCATGGTGTGCAGAAGGGCAGATGCCAGAAGAAATACTTCCGCTTCTTCACGGAGGAAAAAGttttccagctccttcagcaagtttgccgtGTTCTTGGCTACTATGGAAACCTCTACTTGCTCGTGGATCATTTCATGGGGCTGTACAGCGAGTCTGCCATGTACCGAAAGCAGGCTGCAATGGTCCTCAATGAGCTgattgcaggagctgctggcgtAGGGGTGGATGTCCTTCAGGAAAGGGAAGTTTCACTGGACGTGGATGATATCAAAGGGTCCATAACGTCCATTCTTGATGAGTACACAGACCAGGCAAACTGGTATTTAGTCACCAGCATTGATGCGGAAGAAACCAGCCATGAGCTCTCCGTGAATCATTCAGGACTTGCTGCCCTCCCAGGGGCTGCCTGCGGCAGCGTTCTGCCATCCCCAGACCCGCGTGTAACGACCCGCACCATGAACAGCAACATCTGGCAGATCTGCATCCAGCTGGAAGGGGTCGGCTGCTTCGCTGCGGTCCTCGGGAAAGAATTCCGGTTGCTTCTGCTGTCAGCTCTCTACCCAGTGTTGGAAAAGGCCGGAGACAAGACTCTGCTCATCAGTGAGACGGCGATGGGAACGCTGGTGGACATATGCGAGGCCTGCAGTTATGACTCCGTGCAGTGCTTGATTAATGAGAATTCTGACTACCTGGTGAACGGGATTTCCCTGAATTTGCGCCATTTGGCACATCAGCCGCACGCGTCCCAGGTGCTGGACACTATGCTGAGGCACTCGGATGCCAGCTTGCTGCCGCTGGTAGAAGACGTTATCCAAGACGTCCTGTTGACGCTAGATCAGTCGTACGATCACCAGGCTTCCACCTTCCTTGGGGTCCTCTACTCGCTAATGGCAGCTCTAG TCAAGTGGTTCGGCCCGTCCTGCAGCGAGGAACACCGGCGAAGGCAGGCTGCTGAGCGGCAGAGCGGGACTTTGGCCCAGGTGCAGCCGGCGATAACAAGGCAAGAAGTGGAGCAATTCTTCCTCGACTATGTCAGACAGAAGCAGGTTGCAGAGGGCAATCTTTCTGACTCTGGTGATGAGGAGGCAG ATGAGGTTCCCCCTGTTGCTAAACCTGAGCCAAGCAACTCTGACACAGAAGGAGAAACTCCTCTGCCAAGCCACGCTCAGCTGGCCAAAGATGTGATGGAAAGGTGCATCCACTTGCTGTCTGACAGGAACCTCCGTGTGCGGCTGAAG GTCCTGGACGTGCTGGAGCTCTGCGTAACTGTGCTACATCCTCACGGAAACCATCTGCTTCCCATGGCTCATCGTGTCTGGCCAGCTCTCGTCACCCGGCTGATTAGCGATGACCCTCTGGCAGTGCTGAGAGCCTTCAAG GTGCTGTGTACCCTGGCTCAAACATGTGGGGACTTTTTGAGACAGAGATTCTCCAAAGACATCCTGCCTAAGCTGACCAGTTCCCTCCTTAGCCAGGCCCCAGCAAGTGCCAGAGCTGGGCCTGTGTACAACCACACGCTTGCCTTCAAGTTACAGCTGGCTGTGTTGCAGGGACTGGGGTCTCTGTGCGAGAAGCTGGACATGG GTGAGAGTGACCTGAATAAAGTGGCAGATGCTTGCCTGATTTACCTGAGTGCCAAGCAACCCATGAAGTTGCAAGAAGCTGCCCAGAG CACATCTGTGTCCTGTAGAACAGGGTCTCTCATAGAAGTTAACCCTTGCTCTGAGAAGGCTGGGAGAGGttaa